A window of Dehalococcoidia bacterium contains these coding sequences:
- a CDS encoding type II toxin-antitoxin system HicB family antitoxin: MLTEYIQAAIDSINWKVMDDGSFYAEIPLLGLHINNAHLEECQCRIREMLEEHIVVSLSRHSTLPAIGGVEIVAKESV; the protein is encoded by the coding sequence ATGCTGACTGAGTATATTCAAGCCGCTATAGATAGCATCAACTGGAAGGTCATGGACGACGGCTCTTTCTACGCTGAAATACCCCTGCTGGGTTTACACATCAACAACGCTCACCTCGAGGAATGCCAGTGCCGCATCCGCGAAATGCTAGAGGAACACATTGTTGTCAGTCTTTCTCGGCATAGCACATTGCCGGCCATAGGCGGCGTTGAGATTGTGGCTAAAGAATCCGTCTGA
- a CDS encoding prepilin-type N-terminal cleavage/methylation domain-containing protein, translating to MKKLFSFRKNGEKGFTLIELLVVVAILGILAAVAIPNIMGLVGKSKIGAANAEVGLVRTAVSAAMADAQLANITAGGIAAGAQTGAGEIVIGAYIQGGISTVLGTYSIDTTGIVTATAYPGLPTGATFNGLQWIP from the coding sequence ATGAAAAAGTTGTTCAGCTTCCGTAAAAATGGCGAGAAGGGGTTCACCCTGATCGAACTCCTGGTGGTCGTCGCCATCTTAGGCATTCTTGCCGCCGTAGCTATCCCCAATATCATGGGTTTGGTTGGCAAGAGCAAGATCGGCGCTGCTAACGCCGAAGTCGGCTTGGTAAGGACAGCCGTATCCGCCGCAATGGCAGACGCCCAGTTAGCAAACATAACCGCAGGTGGCATCGCTGCCGGGGCTCAGACTGGTGCTGGTGAAATAGTCATAGGAGCTTATATTCAGGGGGGAATCTCAACCGTCCTCGGAACCTACTCAATCGATACCACTGGTATAGTCACCGCCACAGCCTATCCTGGCCTGCCAACCGGCGCCACATTCAACGGCCTACAATGGATTCCATAA